A genomic region of Raphanus sativus cultivar WK10039 chromosome 6, ASM80110v3, whole genome shotgun sequence contains the following coding sequences:
- the LOC108815586 gene encoding uncharacterized protein LOC108815586 isoform X2 yields the protein MDPAAERRDMKRNIEYNNSLQYVADSEYGIPTRCYCGGRMIDEVQGKEERDTLPGKRFFTCINYQADGLHYRQPWVHGVQEEIEKLTNRLQAAEKVIKEVPILNQQIESLEEQVKRLSGQVDVLSVKVADLEMVCFD from the exons ATGGATCCCGCAGCAGAGAGAAGAGACATGAAGAGGAACATTGAGTACAACAACAGCTTGCAATATGTGGCTGATTCGGAGTACGGGATACCGACAAGGTGTTACTGTGGTGGGAGAATGATTGACGAGGTTCAGGGGAAGGAGGAGAGAGACACTCTTCCTGGGAAGCGCTTCTTCACATGCATAAACTACCAG GCTGATGGGCTCCATTATCGTCAGCCTTGGGTTCATGGTGTCCAGGAGGAGATCGAGAAGCTCACTAACCGCCTGCAGGCGGCTGAGAAGGTGATCAAGGAGGTGCCCATCCTCAATCAACAGATTGAGTCACTTGAG GAACAGGTTAAGAGGCTCTCTGGCCAGGTGGATGTTCTCAGTGTGAAAGTCGCTGACCTGGAGATGGTCTGCTTCGATTGA
- the LOC108808270 gene encoding glutathione S-transferase T3-like — protein sequence MEPLAQNPHASPVNQRRKWTTKEDVVLISAWLNTSKDAIVSTDQKAGAFWKRIVDYVNGSPQLSGAVPREWSQCKQRWGRINEQVCKFVGCYEAAVREQASGQNENDVMKAAHDIFLNYLGIKFSLEHCWRELRFDQKWKSLAVPKEGPKEKRKEVVAEEEAEDVRPPGVKACKAAKRKRQGYDDIHSMLAVKKEIQQQKLLERLLAKDPTHLTASEITLMEKLISEMI from the coding sequence atggAACCTTTAGCCCAAAACCCCCATGCCTCTCCCGTTAACCAAAGACGCAAGTGGACAACCAAAGAAGACGTTGTGCTCATCAGTGCTTGGTTGAACACCAGCAAGGATGCCATCGTCAGTACTGACCAGAAGGCAGGAGCATTTTGGAAGAGAATCGTCGACTACGTCAACGGAAGCCCTCAGCTCAGTGGCGCCGTCCCTAGAGAGTGGAGTCAGTGTAAGCAGAGGTGGGGGAGAATCAACGAGCAGGTGTGCAAGTTTGTCGGCTGCTATGAAGCAGCTGTGAGGGAGCAAGCGAGTGGCCAAAACGAGAATGATGTCATGAAGGCTGCCCATGACATCTTCTTGAATTACCTTGGCATCAAGTTCAGCCTTGAACATTGTTGGAGAGAACTACGCTTCGATCAGAAATGGAAGTCACTCGCTGTGCCCAAAGAAGGTCCCAAGGAGAAAAGGAAGGAGGTGGTGGCTGAGGAGGAAGCTGAGGATGTTCGACCTCCTGGTGTCAAGGCTTGCAAAGCAGCCAAACGCAAGAGGCAGGGTTATGATGACATACATAGCATGCTTGCTGTGAAAAAGGAGATACAGCAACAGAAACTCCTAGAGCGTCTCCTTGCCAAAGACCCTACCCATCTAACTGCAAGCGAAATCACCCTCATGGAGAAACTCATTTCTGAAATGATTTGA
- the LOC108815586 gene encoding uncharacterized protein LOC108815586 isoform X1: MTLMTFLIFLCLLQMDPAAERRDMKRNIEYNNSLQYVADSEYGIPTRCYCGGRMIDEVQGKEERDTLPGKRFFTCINYQADGLHYRQPWVHGVQEEIEKLTNRLQAAEKVIKEVPILNQQIESLEEQVKRLSGQVDVLSVKVADLEMVCFD; encoded by the exons ATGACTTTGAtgacttttcttatttttttgtgtCTGCTACAGATGGATCCCGCAGCAGAGAGAAGAGACATGAAGAGGAACATTGAGTACAACAACAGCTTGCAATATGTGGCTGATTCGGAGTACGGGATACCGACAAGGTGTTACTGTGGTGGGAGAATGATTGACGAGGTTCAGGGGAAGGAGGAGAGAGACACTCTTCCTGGGAAGCGCTTCTTCACATGCATAAACTACCAG GCTGATGGGCTCCATTATCGTCAGCCTTGGGTTCATGGTGTCCAGGAGGAGATCGAGAAGCTCACTAACCGCCTGCAGGCGGCTGAGAAGGTGATCAAGGAGGTGCCCATCCTCAATCAACAGATTGAGTCACTTGAG GAACAGGTTAAGAGGCTCTCTGGCCAGGTGGATGTTCTCAGTGTGAAAGTCGCTGACCTGGAGATGGTCTGCTTCGATTGA